The following proteins are encoded in a genomic region of Dyadobacter sp. UC 10:
- a CDS encoding GNAT family N-acetyltransferase, whose protein sequence is MDAIEIRKAKLEELPTLLQFERGIVEAERPFDETFVKEDFKYYDLAKMIESDEAEVVVALVNGQLAGSGHARILPAKPYNQFDRYAFLGFMYVVPEHRGKGINKLIIKSLVEWAKAKGLPEVRLQVYDDNKPAVTAYEKVGFKKHLTEMRLTTDTLL, encoded by the coding sequence ATGGATGCAATTGAAATCAGAAAAGCGAAGCTGGAAGAGCTGCCCACATTGTTACAATTTGAGCGAGGTATCGTTGAAGCCGAGCGACCGTTTGACGAGACGTTTGTAAAAGAAGATTTTAAATATTACGATCTCGCTAAGATGATCGAAAGCGACGAAGCGGAAGTAGTGGTGGCACTTGTCAATGGCCAGCTGGCCGGCAGCGGGCACGCACGGATCCTGCCCGCCAAGCCCTATAATCAGTTCGATCGCTATGCTTTCCTGGGTTTTATGTATGTCGTTCCGGAGCACCGTGGTAAGGGAATCAACAAGCTAATTATAAAGAGTTTAGTTGAATGGGCAAAAGCGAAAGGGCTTCCAGAAGTTCGCCTGCAGGTGTATGACGATAACAAACCTGCCGTGACAGCTTATGAAAAAGTGGGCTTCAAAAAACACCTGACCGAAATGCGCCTCACAACGGATACTTTACTGTAA
- a CDS encoding GNAT family N-acetyltransferase → MTQDLQPVFSHAEPVLSVSDVSASIRYWQEVLGFPGQWTWGDPPSHGGVSWHGAFIQFSYNPELAKYPHGQYIWVRVQHIEVLYQLHQERKADIVSPLKKQGYGFDEYTIRDLNGYYISFAAPSNEKKGVSASLPDSVRIVGRAPSPAEYRSLLNAVGWTNEASHAELQRQLEAVQYAVVAENTESSQVIGCALLLGDGFSFYYVKDVVVHPGWQRKRVGSALMQELTSWLDHNAPDKAMVGLFTGEHLSSFYRQAQFGPAFGMIRIIDRKK, encoded by the coding sequence ATGACCCAGGATCTGCAACCCGTATTTTCACACGCTGAGCCGGTTTTGTCTGTCAGCGACGTATCTGCGTCCATTCGCTACTGGCAGGAAGTGCTCGGTTTTCCGGGACAGTGGACCTGGGGAGACCCGCCAAGTCACGGTGGCGTATCCTGGCATGGCGCATTTATTCAGTTTTCATACAATCCCGAGCTGGCCAAGTATCCGCATGGGCAATACATTTGGGTGCGCGTCCAGCATATCGAGGTGCTCTATCAATTGCATCAGGAAAGGAAAGCGGATATTGTCTCGCCCCTCAAAAAGCAGGGGTACGGCTTCGACGAGTATACAATCAGGGATCTGAATGGATATTACATCAGTTTTGCTGCTCCGTCGAATGAAAAAAAGGGTGTATCAGCCAGCTTACCGGATTCTGTGCGTATAGTAGGTCGGGCACCTTCTCCTGCCGAATACAGATCGTTGCTGAATGCGGTTGGCTGGACAAATGAGGCTTCGCATGCAGAACTGCAAAGGCAATTGGAAGCTGTTCAATATGCTGTGGTGGCTGAAAATACGGAAAGTAGCCAGGTTATTGGATGTGCGTTGCTGCTTGGGGACGGTTTCAGTTTTTATTATGTGAAAGACGTTGTGGTTCATCCCGGCTGGCAGAGGAAACGCGTGGGATCTGCTTTGATGCAGGAGTTAACAAGCTGGCTGGACCACAATGCGCCGGACAAGGCGATGGTTGGGTTATTTACCGGCGAGCACTTGTCGTCATTTTACCGGCAGGCCCAATTCGGACCTGCCTTCGGAATGATCAGGATCATCGACCGCAAAAAATAG
- a CDS encoding gamma-glutamyltransferase family protein: protein MKIKILTSILLTIATTFSAKSQSFNNFPVTTQKPPLHGKHWMGITGKPLAATAGAMIFSKGGNAVDASCAMLAATCTMWDVLSWGGETQALIYNPKTKKVIAINAMGVAPTGATAEFYKSKGMKYPPEYGPLAATTPGTPGGLMTMLAEYGSMSLKDVLAPAMQMAEGYPIEAQTANAIEKDKAEIKKWPYSTKVFLPHLGQQREAPDAGEIFVQKDLLATLQKLVDAEQQALKKGKQRKEAIYAAYDRFYKGDIAKEIARSTREQGGLITEQDLANWKVKIEEPLMVNYKGIEVYKMQQWTQGPVMLQALNMLENFDLKGMGYNSSKYVHTLYQVMNLAFADRDFYYGDPAFAPEEPMKGLLSKEYAKERIKQIDLEKNDAKVLPGDPYPFEGKKNPYTDQIKKWGNFHAALDHSENGPSEKFMKEFTAGTTSVEAADEEGWVVSITPSGGWVPACIAGNTGVGLSQRMQSFVLDPRENPFNVVEPGKRPRVTLTPSLALKDGKPFLSFAKQAGDEQDQLLLQFFLNMVEFGMTVQEATEAPSFKTLQMYGSFGAHEKIPGGLILNEIMPDWTRKELSRMGYKLSYQPRTSGPINAIYFDWQHGSFWGGSSNHGEDYGFGW, encoded by the coding sequence ATGAAAATAAAAATACTGACCTCAATCTTGTTGACAATTGCGACTACATTCTCAGCGAAAAGCCAGTCGTTCAACAACTTCCCCGTCACAACACAAAAGCCCCCGCTTCATGGGAAGCATTGGATGGGAATTACCGGGAAGCCACTGGCAGCAACTGCCGGCGCGATGATTTTCAGCAAAGGAGGAAATGCGGTGGATGCATCCTGCGCCATGCTGGCCGCAACCTGCACGATGTGGGACGTGCTAAGCTGGGGAGGTGAAACACAGGCTTTGATATATAATCCTAAAACGAAAAAAGTGATCGCTATCAATGCGATGGGTGTGGCCCCTACCGGCGCAACTGCTGAGTTTTACAAAAGTAAAGGAATGAAATATCCGCCCGAATACGGACCGCTCGCCGCTACCACACCCGGAACTCCGGGCGGGCTGATGACGATGCTCGCAGAATATGGTTCCATGAGCCTCAAAGACGTTCTGGCACCTGCGATGCAAATGGCGGAAGGCTATCCGATTGAAGCGCAGACTGCGAATGCGATCGAAAAGGACAAGGCCGAAATTAAAAAGTGGCCGTATTCTACAAAAGTATTTTTGCCGCATCTGGGCCAGCAACGGGAAGCACCTGACGCGGGGGAAATTTTCGTGCAAAAAGATCTGCTGGCCACACTGCAAAAGCTCGTTGATGCCGAACAGCAGGCTTTAAAGAAAGGAAAACAACGAAAGGAGGCTATCTATGCAGCTTACGACCGGTTTTATAAAGGTGATATTGCCAAAGAAATTGCAAGAAGCACCCGGGAACAAGGGGGGCTGATTACTGAACAAGACCTTGCCAACTGGAAAGTAAAAATCGAAGAGCCGCTTATGGTCAATTATAAGGGAATCGAAGTGTATAAAATGCAGCAGTGGACGCAGGGGCCGGTGATGTTGCAGGCGCTTAATATGCTCGAAAACTTTGATCTCAAAGGGATGGGCTACAATTCTTCGAAATATGTGCACACGCTGTATCAGGTAATGAACCTGGCTTTCGCCGACCGTGACTTTTACTACGGGGACCCCGCTTTCGCGCCGGAGGAACCGATGAAAGGATTGCTTTCCAAGGAATATGCTAAGGAGCGGATCAAACAGATCGACCTTGAAAAAAACGATGCGAAGGTGCTTCCGGGCGATCCCTACCCTTTTGAAGGAAAGAAAAACCCATATACGGATCAGATCAAAAAGTGGGGGAATTTCCATGCGGCCCTGGATCATAGTGAAAATGGACCCAGCGAAAAGTTTATGAAGGAATTCACTGCCGGCACCACTTCGGTAGAAGCGGCGGATGAGGAAGGTTGGGTAGTGAGCATTACGCCCAGCGGCGGGTGGGTCCCGGCCTGCATTGCCGGAAATACGGGCGTAGGATTAAGCCAGCGGATGCAATCTTTCGTACTTGATCCCCGGGAAAACCCATTCAATGTAGTGGAGCCGGGCAAAAGGCCACGCGTTACCCTTACACCAAGTCTCGCCCTGAAGGACGGAAAGCCATTTCTTTCCTTCGCCAAGCAAGCCGGCGATGAACAGGATCAGCTTTTGCTGCAATTCTTTTTAAATATGGTCGAATTCGGAATGACGGTACAGGAAGCGACGGAGGCACCCAGCTTTAAAACACTGCAAATGTATGGCAGCTTCGGTGCGCATGAAAAAATCCCTGGCGGCTTAATCCTGAACGAAATAATGCCCGATTGGACCAGAAAGGAGCTTTCCCGGATGGGCTATAAGCTATCTTACCAACCCAGAACCAGCGGGCCGATCAACGCGATTTACTTCGACTGGCAGCACGGCAGCTTCTGGGGCGGATCGAGTAATCATGGCGAAGATTATGGTTTCGGCTGGTAA
- a CDS encoding LuxR C-terminal-related transcriptional regulator — translation MRRNTDLSLLNSAIPPHNRLPEYHELLSRSFNFDIHKSLMLEKKLTAVRAMAQLTKSGITVYDMQKRTHIYTSGSFYQLYGYFKEHPGEVCNDVFDKKIHPDDLKELNRNGYAAMQFLMSLPAGERKQYKMVTEYRIRTNENKYVSVTEQHQILESDASGNIWLSLGILDISPNQSERKHVPFQIINFNTGEMICLEPKNQPVHPLLTAREKEVLQMIGDGKLSKEISDMLKISYHTVNTHRQRILEKLKANNSIEALEGARRLGLI, via the coding sequence ATGAGGCGAAATACTGATTTATCATTACTCAATTCCGCGATACCTCCGCACAACCGGCTACCTGAATACCACGAGCTGCTCTCTCGCAGTTTCAATTTCGATATCCATAAATCGCTGATGCTGGAAAAGAAACTGACCGCCGTGCGCGCCATGGCGCAGCTGACAAAAAGTGGTATTACAGTCTACGATATGCAAAAACGGACGCACATTTATACTTCTGGCAGCTTTTATCAATTATATGGCTATTTCAAAGAACACCCCGGGGAAGTTTGCAATGATGTTTTTGACAAAAAAATACATCCTGACGACCTCAAAGAACTGAACCGGAACGGATATGCCGCCATGCAGTTTTTAATGAGCCTGCCGGCGGGAGAAAGAAAGCAGTACAAAATGGTAACCGAATACCGTATCCGCACGAATGAAAACAAGTATGTAAGCGTGACGGAACAACATCAGATCCTCGAATCGGACGCTTCCGGCAACATCTGGCTTTCGCTTGGCATTCTGGACATCTCGCCCAACCAGTCTGAACGGAAGCATGTACCGTTTCAGATCATTAATTTTAACACCGGCGAAATGATTTGCCTTGAACCGAAAAACCAGCCTGTCCATCCCCTTTTGACCGCCCGTGAAAAAGAAGTCCTGCAGATGATCGGTGATGGTAAACTGAGCAAGGAGATTTCGGACATGCTGAAAATCAGCTACCATACCGTCAATACACACCGGCAACGCATTCTCGAAAAGCTGAAAGCCAACAATTCCATCGAAGCATTGGAAGGCGCCAGGCGTCTCGGCCTGATCTGA
- a CDS encoding Fpg/Nei family DNA glycosylase: MPEIVDLEIFKSNLEKRFKNKKLQSVKLGKSAKIETSEKEFEKALAGKKLKSVGRKAKELYFDFGDGQVVSMHLMLHGQLSVPETLPKDFIAAFLFDETGTLVLSDYQKAARVTLNPKDNDVVDALSDEMTPEWLTAQLGKRRSPIKTVICDPKIIGGIGNAYADEILWEAKIHPESVANQIPAKEISRLAKAIKSVVQDAIKKIKESNPDIISGEIRDFLAVHNHKRKTSPTGGQIRNATVGSRKTYYTEEQIKY; this comes from the coding sequence ATGCCGGAAATTGTCGATCTCGAGATTTTCAAAAGCAATCTCGAAAAGCGTTTTAAGAACAAGAAGCTGCAATCAGTGAAGCTTGGCAAAAGTGCAAAAATCGAAACGTCTGAAAAGGAGTTTGAAAAAGCACTTGCGGGCAAAAAATTGAAAAGTGTCGGTCGAAAGGCCAAAGAGCTTTATTTCGATTTCGGCGACGGACAAGTTGTTTCAATGCATTTGATGCTGCACGGACAGTTAAGTGTGCCCGAAACTCTGCCCAAAGATTTTATAGCAGCATTTCTCTTCGACGAAACCGGCACGCTGGTACTGTCGGATTATCAGAAGGCAGCCAGGGTAACACTCAATCCAAAGGATAATGACGTAGTGGACGCATTATCTGATGAAATGACTCCCGAGTGGCTGACAGCACAACTCGGGAAACGAAGATCACCAATTAAGACAGTCATCTGTGACCCGAAAATCATCGGGGGAATTGGCAATGCGTATGCCGACGAAATTCTATGGGAGGCGAAAATACATCCCGAGTCAGTAGCGAATCAAATCCCGGCAAAAGAAATAAGCCGCCTTGCCAAAGCGATTAAAAGCGTTGTGCAGGATGCGATCAAAAAAATCAAAGAATCAAATCCCGACATTATTTCAGGCGAAATCCGCGATTTTTTGGCTGTTCACAATCACAAGCGAAAAACGAGCCCGACGGGCGGACAAATCAGAAATGCGACAGTGGGTAGCAGAAAAACGTACTACACGGAAGAGCAGATTAAGTATTGA
- a CDS encoding SDR family NAD(P)-dependent oxidoreductase, with the protein MQREFLSNPSLSMSYTVLRGADTVWGQQFALKLASEKRHLILLGKNMPVLTDLALRIRNVGKQQVVVYQIDTADSQSIIAVCEVLNAGFEIDCFINYAENDEMIDKWADRSVFELDQLLKSTQFASFIFTHQLLPNLLLHGQPEIINVFDQANVRSPTGRWLIESTSLFFENLQIEYKESGLRVQNIPAKLLDPNGVFPVPKRTNFC; encoded by the coding sequence ATGCAACGGGAATTTTTATCAAATCCGTCACTTTCCATGAGCTATACCGTGTTGAGGGGAGCAGATACCGTGTGGGGCCAGCAGTTTGCCTTGAAACTGGCCAGCGAAAAAAGGCATTTGATCTTGCTGGGAAAGAACATGCCCGTACTTACGGACCTGGCGCTTCGTATCAGAAATGTTGGTAAGCAGCAGGTCGTCGTTTATCAGATTGACACTGCCGACAGTCAAAGTATCATCGCTGTTTGTGAAGTCCTGAATGCCGGCTTTGAGATAGATTGCTTTATTAATTATGCGGAAAATGATGAAATGATAGACAAGTGGGCCGACAGAAGCGTTTTTGAACTGGATCAGCTACTGAAAAGTACTCAGTTTGCAAGCTTTATTTTTACCCATCAACTGTTACCCAATCTCTTGCTTCATGGCCAGCCGGAAATTATAAACGTATTCGATCAGGCAAATGTCAGGTCGCCGACCGGCCGGTGGTTGATCGAAAGTACTTCGCTTTTCTTTGAAAATTTGCAAATTGAATATAAGGAAAGCGGCTTACGGGTGCAGAACATTCCGGCAAAACTGCTTGACCCGAATGGCGTGTTTCCGGTACCAAAAAGAACGAATTTCTGTTGA
- a CDS encoding response regulator yields the protein MNKVNNLWVVDDDEIYRFAIKIIINRAGISEQTFYFNNGQVAIDAFIDNLHTPDQLPDLILLDLNMPVLDGWQFLDEVSKLLHNVPKKVNIFLVSSSNDEEDVARAKSFDIVQDLIVKPLTTKALNDILIRLQEGPVAC from the coding sequence ATGAATAAGGTAAATAACCTCTGGGTAGTAGACGATGACGAGATCTACCGTTTCGCGATCAAAATCATTATCAACAGGGCAGGGATTTCGGAGCAAACATTCTACTTCAACAATGGACAGGTGGCGATTGATGCTTTCATCGACAATCTGCACACGCCGGATCAATTGCCCGACCTGATTTTGCTGGATCTGAACATGCCCGTCCTCGACGGCTGGCAGTTCCTGGATGAGGTAAGTAAGCTGCTGCATAACGTCCCGAAAAAAGTAAATATCTTTCTGGTGAGCTCATCCAATGACGAAGAGGACGTTGCCAGAGCAAAATCATTTGATATAGTACAGGATCTGATCGTCAAACCACTGACAACCAAAGCGCTGAATGACATATTGATTCGCCTGCAGGAAGGTCCCGTCGCCTGCTGA
- a CDS encoding glycoside hydrolase family 43 protein has product MNPVIRHFFTADPTVLVYKDILYLYTGHDEAPVGTENYVMNNWLGFSSADLLHWKDHSILLRATDFQWASGDAYASKVIERAGKFYWYVSVTQAAQPGKAIGVAVSDAPAGPFRDAIGEPLVKHQMLPATVNEKANLDPAVLIDDDGQVYMFWGAGKCYFVRLSENMTELHGEIRVIDLPGFQEGAHIHKQNGWYYLSYGYEKPEQVAYAMSRRIDGPWEFKGILNKVPYNCETNRPAIVEFKGKNYFFYHNGALPDGSSHRRSVCVDELYYNADGTIQQVIMTG; this is encoded by the coding sequence ATGAATCCTGTAATCCGCCATTTCTTTACCGCCGATCCCACGGTGCTGGTTTATAAAGACATACTGTATTTGTACACCGGCCATGATGAAGCGCCCGTCGGGACTGAAAACTACGTCATGAACAATTGGCTTGGCTTTTCTTCTGCGGATCTTTTGCATTGGAAAGATCACTCCATCCTGCTCCGTGCCACCGATTTTCAATGGGCCTCGGGAGACGCCTATGCTTCCAAAGTAATTGAAAGAGCGGGGAAATTTTACTGGTACGTATCTGTTACACAAGCCGCCCAGCCCGGCAAGGCGATTGGTGTCGCTGTGTCAGACGCGCCTGCCGGCCCATTTCGGGACGCGATTGGAGAGCCGCTCGTAAAGCATCAGATGCTTCCCGCGACAGTCAACGAAAAGGCCAATTTGGATCCTGCCGTTTTAATCGACGACGATGGGCAGGTTTATATGTTTTGGGGCGCTGGGAAATGTTATTTTGTCCGGCTAAGTGAAAATATGACTGAACTACATGGAGAAATCCGGGTGATCGATTTGCCTGGTTTCCAGGAAGGTGCGCACATTCATAAGCAAAACGGCTGGTATTATCTGTCGTACGGTTACGAAAAACCCGAGCAGGTCGCCTACGCCATGTCGCGGCGTATTGATGGCCCATGGGAATTCAAAGGAATTTTAAACAAAGTCCCTTATAACTGCGAAACAAACCGGCCGGCTATTGTGGAATTCAAAGGAAAAAATTACTTTTTCTATCACAATGGCGCATTGCCTGACGGTAGCAGTCACCGCCGCTCTGTTTGCGTGGATGAATTGTACTATAACGCCGACGGTACGATACAGCAGGTGATCATGACGGGATGA
- a CDS encoding helix-turn-helix domain-containing protein: MMARRKMSLSELAEQVDITLSNLSILKTGKAKAIRFSTLEKICQVLDCQPADILEFVN, from the coding sequence ATGATGGCACGCCGCAAAATGTCACTGTCTGAGCTTGCTGAACAAGTTGATATTACCTTATCGAATTTGTCAATACTGAAAACCGGGAAGGCGAAGGCAATTCGTTTTTCAACGCTCGAAAAAATTTGCCAGGTGCTGGACTGCCAGCCTGCGGACATTCTTGAATTTGTGAATTGA
- a CDS encoding sensor histidine kinase has product MKPDSTQHVADQFANIALCKIPPLNAGVTLSDQISVFFSRLLDTDDFPARWFCGNWSDFHGWLYIISDLGIWAAYFAIPVLLLIVFRKRRDLPFHRVFMLFVAFILLCGLTHLIDASMFWWPAYRLSALVRLFTAIVSIFTVFALYRTLPLIVSLRTVRDLECEIEKRKIVEEKLAASEFLLSEAGRISEVGGWENDLTTKVSTWSKTIYEILELPKEYPLNQLSLYSHIQEPYKKIAEETVSQAIETGREWDEELVATTLTGKSVWVRFTGRPLFDENGKVTKLRGIFMNIDRYKTAELALHKSLELTTRNNVQLKNFTHILSHNIRNHATNMVLLSMLVDKEKLDEENAVLFEKMNEVSNGLNSTLEDLSRAIKIKESVIEPEIIDLKELTEKVLHIFDTDLNINNADVKIRFDVVTVLFPRVYLESILTNLISNAIKYRNPANTPRIELTSYKDHDEKTVLECRDNGLGIDMALHGKKLFGLYKTFHSSKDAHGVGLFLVKTQVESQGGKIEVESAPGKGSAFKIIFNE; this is encoded by the coding sequence TTGAAACCTGATAGCACGCAACACGTTGCAGATCAATTTGCAAACATTGCATTATGCAAAATCCCCCCGTTAAATGCCGGAGTAACACTGTCAGATCAGATTTCAGTTTTCTTTTCCAGGCTACTTGATACAGACGATTTTCCCGCGAGATGGTTTTGCGGCAACTGGTCCGACTTTCATGGCTGGCTTTACATCATTTCCGATCTGGGCATTTGGGCAGCGTATTTTGCGATCCCCGTCCTTTTGCTGATCGTTTTTCGAAAACGAAGGGATTTACCCTTCCATCGGGTATTTATGCTGTTTGTGGCTTTCATCCTGCTTTGCGGACTTACGCATTTAATTGACGCGTCGATGTTCTGGTGGCCTGCATACAGGCTGAGCGCGCTGGTCAGGCTGTTTACTGCGATTGTTTCCATTTTTACTGTCTTTGCGCTGTACAGGACACTTCCTCTGATTGTAAGTTTGCGGACTGTCCGAGATCTCGAATGTGAGATTGAGAAGAGAAAAATAGTGGAAGAAAAGTTGGCAGCCAGCGAATTTCTACTGTCGGAGGCAGGGCGGATCAGCGAGGTAGGCGGCTGGGAAAACGATCTGACAACCAAGGTCAGTACCTGGTCTAAAACAATATATGAGATCCTGGAACTCCCTAAGGAATACCCGCTCAATCAGTTAAGTTTATACAGCCACATTCAGGAGCCCTACAAAAAAATCGCTGAAGAAACGGTAAGCCAGGCGATAGAAACTGGCCGGGAGTGGGATGAGGAGCTTGTGGCGACCACGCTTACGGGCAAGTCGGTTTGGGTAAGGTTTACAGGCAGACCGCTTTTTGATGAAAACGGAAAAGTGACGAAACTGCGGGGGATTTTTATGAATATCGACCGCTACAAAACTGCTGAACTGGCTTTACACAAATCGCTTGAACTTACCACCCGGAACAATGTGCAGCTGAAAAATTTCACGCATATTCTTTCACATAATATCAGAAACCACGCTACGAATATGGTATTGCTTTCCATGCTTGTTGACAAAGAAAAGCTTGACGAGGAAAATGCAGTGCTATTCGAGAAAATGAATGAAGTGTCGAATGGATTGAATTCGACGCTGGAAGACCTTTCCAGGGCGATCAAAATCAAGGAAAGTGTGATAGAACCGGAAATTATTGACTTGAAAGAGCTCACTGAAAAGGTTCTCCATATTTTTGATACAGACCTCAATATAAACAATGCCGATGTTAAAATCCGGTTTGACGTAGTCACTGTGTTGTTTCCAAGAGTATATTTGGAGAGCATCCTGACCAATCTGATATCCAACGCAATCAAATACCGTAACCCTGCCAATACGCCCCGGATCGAGCTGACCTCTTATAAGGACCACGATGAAAAGACGGTACTCGAATGCCGGGACAATGGTCTGGGAATCGATATGGCCCTGCACGGAAAAAAGCTTTTCGGACTGTATAAAACATTTCATAGCAGCAAGGATGCGCATGGGGTCGGGCTGTTTCTTGTGAAAACACAGGTCGAATCACAGGGAGGAAAAATTGAAGTAGAAAGTGCGCCGGGCAAAGGATCGGCTTTTAAAATAATTTTCAATGAATAA
- a CDS encoding amidohydrolase family protein, with product MQVFGKKWYLIFCMAGFIAFHACKQRIATEKPAPDIREINQKEIPKGNKTIAITSVLIIDGNGGEPITDGCVIVRDGLIAEVGKTSEIMVPAEAERVSGAGMSLLPGFIDAHFHLDGVEGLPSLFLQNGVTSLRDPGAWIEAYDGERKSGKAVPRLFLADPHIDMFPPAYPKDAYVVRDAEEAVNQVHRMADRGASVIKVYFRLPPGIIREVCKAAHSRGLPVTGHLETTEAMEAINAGLDGIEHITSFGLSLIPQLEGEKYRQIVLADNNARKRGRYEVWQKIEVDSRQADSLARFLASKGTFVSPTLGAFEYQQETNVPLDTVRLAGFDKMKRLTGKLRKAGVRIVTGSHAMIPYAGKGWAYQREMELLIESGLSPAEVISAATIENARFFRIDDRLGSIEKAKVADLVLVRGNPLENFAAVRNIEKVMLNGTWVK from the coding sequence ATGCAAGTATTCGGGAAAAAGTGGTATTTGATTTTCTGCATGGCGGGATTTATCGCGTTTCATGCCTGCAAACAAAGAATTGCAACGGAAAAGCCAGCTCCTGATATCAGGGAAATCAATCAAAAAGAAATCCCGAAAGGCAACAAGACCATAGCCATCACCAGCGTACTGATCATAGACGGGAACGGCGGAGAACCGATTACAGACGGCTGCGTGATCGTGCGCGACGGCCTTATTGCGGAGGTCGGGAAGACATCGGAAATCATGGTGCCGGCGGAAGCCGAAAGAGTAAGTGGTGCCGGTATGTCATTGCTACCCGGATTTATCGACGCGCATTTTCATCTCGACGGGGTCGAAGGCCTGCCTTCCCTCTTTCTTCAGAACGGTGTCACTTCCCTGCGAGACCCCGGAGCATGGATCGAAGCGTACGACGGGGAACGAAAATCCGGTAAGGCTGTTCCGCGCCTATTTCTCGCCGACCCGCATATTGATATGTTCCCGCCGGCTTATCCAAAGGATGCGTATGTCGTGCGGGATGCGGAAGAGGCAGTTAATCAGGTGCACCGAATGGCTGATCGTGGCGCTTCTGTGATCAAGGTTTATTTCCGCCTGCCACCAGGCATCATCCGCGAGGTTTGTAAAGCTGCGCATAGCCGTGGGTTACCGGTGACCGGCCATCTGGAAACAACCGAAGCTATGGAAGCAATCAATGCAGGCCTCGACGGGATCGAACATATTACTTCTTTCGGGCTGTCGCTTATTCCTCAGTTAGAAGGCGAAAAATACAGGCAAATTGTACTCGCTGATAATAACGCCAGGAAAAGGGGAAGATACGAGGTTTGGCAAAAAATAGAAGTTGATAGTCGGCAGGCAGATTCTCTTGCCAGATTTCTCGCATCCAAAGGCACATTTGTAAGTCCGACGCTTGGAGCATTCGAGTATCAGCAGGAAACTAATGTACCGCTGGACACGGTGAGGCTGGCTGGTTTTGATAAAATGAAAAGACTAACGGGTAAGCTGCGAAAAGCGGGGGTCCGGATCGTTACCGGGTCGCACGCTATGATCCCCTATGCCGGGAAAGGGTGGGCTTACCAACGCGAAATGGAGCTGCTGATCGAAAGCGGATTGAGCCCGGCCGAAGTAATATCGGCCGCTACAATCGAGAATGCCCGCTTTTTCAGGATTGATGACAGATTAGGAAGCATTGAAAAAGCGAAGGTGGCGGATCTGGTGCTGGTAAGAGGAAATCCGCTTGAAAACTTTGCAGCGGTCAGGAATATCGAGAAAGTAATGTTGAACGGTACGTGGGTGAAGTGA
- a CDS encoding 2'-5' RNA ligase family protein, with protein MKSIHINNNHPSTLTSIRKHMLEYLLIFSCDEVTKAHIAGVKEFFERRYGCRFAANLTPHMTVMQCVIHESKIDRVIQGCRRAAEISAPFDMELDGFNKYDHGTMYVNVADAASEKIIAIVKKLKADIDKHIQQWSPAEHEYCKDPHYTIARNMTDKQMEQAWFEWRYQQFSGSFHVNEMQLLRRSLVKGDKFQIVERFPLKGLPDVEFVQGALF; from the coding sequence ATGAAAAGTATTCACATCAACAACAATCACCCCAGCACATTGACAAGCATCCGCAAGCACATGCTGGAATATTTACTGATCTTCTCCTGTGACGAAGTCACGAAAGCGCACATCGCCGGTGTGAAAGAATTTTTTGAGAGGCGTTACGGCTGCAGGTTCGCTGCCAATCTCACACCGCACATGACAGTAATGCAATGCGTCATTCACGAAAGCAAGATCGACCGCGTTATCCAGGGATGTAGAAGAGCCGCTGAAATATCCGCCCCATTTGATATGGAGCTTGATGGTTTTAATAAGTATGACCACGGCACCATGTATGTGAATGTCGCGGATGCTGCATCGGAAAAGATCATCGCTATCGTTAAAAAACTCAAGGCGGATATCGACAAACATATACAGCAATGGTCGCCGGCCGAGCATGAATACTGCAAAGACCCGCACTACACAATCGCCAGGAACATGACCGACAAGCAGATGGAGCAAGCGTGGTTTGAGTGGAGGTACCAGCAGTTTTCAGGCAGTTTCCACGTGAACGAAATGCAGCTTTTAAGAAGGTCGCTGGTTAAAGGCGACAAATTTCAGATCGTTGAACGATTTCCTTTAAAAGGTCTTCCTGATGTGGAATTTGTTCAGGGGGCTTTGTTTTAA